A window from Corynebacterium urogenitale encodes these proteins:
- a CDS encoding Re/Si-specific NAD(P)(+) transhydrogenase subunit alpha, whose amino-acid sequence MLIGIPQEPLALVSATPDTVGKLIKLGYDVAVQAGAGEQSNYPDSLYESAGARIVGEDVWQADIITALDVPTPEQRTQLKPGATLIARLAPGRNEELIHELANKNLTSVAMDAVPRISRAQSMDVLSSQANIAGYRAVIEAANTFGRLFTGQVTAAGKVPPAVVYVIGAGVAGLAAIGTANSMGAIVKATDLRPETAEQVESMGAEFVAIQAEAEKSEDGYAKEMTADQAAAAAKLYAEQSAAADIVITTANIPGRKSPVLLTEADVAAMKPGSVIVDMAAANGGNCELTVPGEITVTDNGVSIIGYTDLAGRLPAQASQLYGQNVVNLLKLMTPGKDGELTFDLEDEIVRGITVTKSTIDDATSQPAGATADILWPPPPVKVSAAPAAQGSGPDAGANADTADQLASGNEGETKGKAKAWKLLAVLLGIALILASPMQVAAEYMLLMLAIVVGFYVITAVTHKLHTPLMSETNAISGIILVGAILQVGSSNLVVAGLSFLAIVVASINIFGGFFVTRRMLTMFDGGN is encoded by the coding sequence TTGCTCATTGGTATCCCGCAAGAACCCTTAGCCCTCGTTTCGGCAACGCCGGACACAGTGGGCAAGTTGATCAAGCTTGGCTACGATGTGGCCGTCCAGGCCGGTGCAGGCGAGCAGTCTAACTACCCAGACTCTCTCTACGAATCCGCCGGTGCGCGGATCGTTGGAGAAGACGTGTGGCAGGCAGACATCATCACCGCTCTCGACGTACCGACACCAGAGCAGCGTACGCAGCTCAAGCCCGGCGCGACTCTTATTGCGCGCCTCGCCCCCGGACGCAACGAAGAACTCATTCACGAGTTGGCTAATAAGAACCTCACCTCCGTAGCGATGGATGCTGTGCCCCGCATCTCGCGCGCACAATCCATGGACGTGCTCAGTTCCCAGGCGAACATCGCTGGCTACCGTGCCGTCATCGAGGCTGCAAACACCTTCGGTCGTCTTTTCACCGGACAAGTCACCGCCGCTGGCAAGGTGCCTCCTGCCGTCGTGTACGTCATCGGAGCGGGCGTGGCAGGACTCGCTGCGATTGGTACAGCAAATTCCATGGGAGCCATCGTCAAGGCCACCGACCTCCGCCCCGAGACTGCGGAGCAGGTCGAATCCATGGGTGCGGAATTCGTTGCGATCCAAGCGGAGGCCGAGAAGTCCGAGGATGGATACGCCAAGGAAATGACCGCTGACCAGGCTGCAGCGGCTGCCAAGCTCTACGCGGAGCAGTCCGCAGCTGCAGACATCGTCATCACCACAGCGAATATTCCGGGTCGTAAGTCCCCAGTCCTGCTCACCGAAGCTGATGTGGCGGCGATGAAGCCGGGTTCCGTCATCGTCGACATGGCTGCTGCTAACGGCGGCAACTGCGAGCTCACCGTCCCCGGCGAGATCACGGTTACCGACAACGGCGTGAGCATTATCGGGTACACGGACCTGGCTGGCCGGCTTCCCGCCCAGGCCTCCCAGCTCTACGGCCAAAACGTGGTCAACCTCCTCAAGCTCATGACCCCTGGCAAGGACGGCGAGCTCACCTTCGACCTGGAGGACGAGATCGTCCGTGGCATCACCGTCACCAAGTCGACCATCGACGACGCCACCAGCCAGCCCGCCGGGGCAACCGCCGATATCCTCTGGCCACCACCGCCCGTCAAGGTCTCCGCGGCGCCCGCCGCGCAGGGCTCTGGCCCCGATGCTGGGGCGAACGCAGATACAGCGGACCAGTTGGCGTCGGGCAACGAAGGGGAGACGAAGGGCAAGGCTAAGGCGTGGAAACTCCTCGCCGTGCTGCTCGGCATTGCGCTGATTCTCGCGAGCCCGATGCAGGTCGCGGCCGAATACATGCTGCTCATGCTGGCCATCGTTGTGGGCTTCTACGTGATTACGGCCGTGACGCACAAGCTGCACACCCCGCTGATGAGTGAGACGAATGCAATCTCCGGCATCATCCTCGTCGGTGCGATCCTGCAGGTCGGTAGCTCCAACCTTGTGGTGGCAGGCCTCAGCTTTTTGGCCATCGTGGTGGCCTCCATCAATATCTTCGGCGGTTTTTTCGTTACTCGCCGCATGCTGACCATGTTCGACGGAGGTAACTAA
- a CDS encoding YdcF family protein, producing MSEAEAMARYALTHGVDEEYIIHEDRSTKTEENVRFVAQLLTERLGDRITLKTQKIVFVTSDYHVPRTADLTRKLGVPGSVIGARTALYYVPAGFLREFVATLKQFAKANVIKWLCITALIAAAVGALTYLGSQQKYAIDENGNEIRPTVKAPQTPGKSDSKETVRIRVAEREPHDRAPSARWCNKGAQK from the coding sequence ATTTCCGAAGCTGAAGCAATGGCGCGGTATGCGCTGACTCATGGCGTCGACGAGGAGTACATCATCCATGAGGACCGCTCCACAAAGACCGAGGAAAACGTGCGCTTCGTAGCACAGCTCCTCACAGAGCGCCTAGGAGACAGAATCACGCTGAAGACACAGAAGATCGTCTTTGTCACCAGTGACTACCATGTCCCCCGCACTGCGGACCTGACACGCAAGTTAGGAGTACCCGGGTCCGTCATTGGTGCCCGTACCGCCCTGTACTACGTGCCTGCAGGATTCCTCCGCGAATTCGTGGCAACGCTCAAGCAATTCGCAAAAGCCAATGTCATTAAGTGGCTGTGCATCACGGCTCTCATTGCAGCCGCTGTTGGCGCGCTGACCTACCTTGGATCCCAGCAGAAATACGCAATCGACGAAAACGGTAACGAGATCCGCCCCACTGTCAAGGCTCCTCAAACCCCAGGAAAGAGCGACAGTAAGGAAACAGTAAGAATTAGGGTTGCAGAGCGAGAGCCCCACGACAGGGCTCCTTCGGCACGGTGGTGCAACAAGGGTGCTCAAAAGTGA
- the pntB gene encoding Re/Si-specific NAD(P)(+) transhydrogenase subunit beta encodes MNQLLLSHTNITVASAAAATQNLVNPTVLEWTDKLTNLAYLAAALLFILALAGLAKQQTASRGNRFGMAGMTIALIATIAKAVINSINGGDNSTGPLVTLLLIAVAMLLGAGIGIPRAKKVEMTEMPELIAMLHSFVGLAAVLIGINSFMQPDEKTKAIEAFHLGEVYLGVFIGAVTLTGSIVAYLKLSGKMDGKPLVLPGRHLLNLAVIIVSLVGMVAFIYAGHDNLTVAWIALGVMLALALFLGYHLVAAIGGGDMPVVVSMLNSYSGWAAAAAGFMLANPLLIIVGALVGSSGAYLSYVMCQAMNRSFISVILGGFGGETAAADDREYGEHTEVTAAETAEMLKDAKTVMITPGYGMAVAQAQYPVATLVDKLKAQGVEVTFGIHPVAGRLPGHMNVLLAEAKVPYDIVLELDEVNDDFADIDVVLVIGANDTVNPIAEEPGSPIAGMPVLKVWEAEKVVVFKRSMGSGYAGVQNPLFFNENTDMLLGDAKKSVEEIIANL; translated from the coding sequence ATGAACCAGCTACTTCTCTCTCACACCAACATCACCGTTGCGAGCGCGGCGGCGGCCACACAGAATCTCGTGAACCCGACGGTTCTGGAGTGGACAGATAAGCTCACCAACCTGGCGTACCTGGCAGCTGCACTGCTGTTTATTCTGGCGCTCGCAGGATTGGCTAAGCAGCAGACAGCCTCCCGTGGCAACCGCTTCGGTATGGCAGGTATGACCATCGCCCTCATCGCAACGATCGCGAAGGCAGTGATCAACTCGATCAACGGTGGTGACAATTCCACAGGTCCGCTGGTGACGCTGCTACTCATCGCCGTGGCGATGCTGTTGGGTGCGGGTATCGGTATCCCACGAGCTAAGAAGGTGGAGATGACCGAAATGCCTGAGCTGATCGCGATGCTACATAGCTTCGTCGGCTTGGCAGCCGTACTCATCGGCATTAATTCCTTCATGCAGCCCGACGAGAAGACCAAGGCGATTGAAGCCTTCCACCTGGGTGAGGTGTACCTCGGTGTCTTTATCGGCGCGGTGACACTGACCGGCTCCATCGTGGCTTACCTGAAACTTTCCGGGAAGATGGACGGCAAGCCTCTAGTGCTTCCCGGACGTCACCTGCTGAATCTTGCGGTGATCATCGTCTCCCTCGTTGGAATGGTTGCGTTCATCTACGCGGGGCACGACAACCTGACGGTGGCCTGGATCGCGCTGGGCGTGATGCTGGCGCTGGCGCTGTTCCTCGGTTACCACCTCGTGGCGGCGATCGGTGGTGGCGATATGCCGGTGGTTGTCTCCATGCTGAATTCCTACTCTGGTTGGGCTGCAGCTGCCGCGGGCTTCATGCTCGCTAACCCGCTGCTGATCATTGTTGGCGCGCTCGTGGGCTCTTCCGGTGCGTACCTGTCCTACGTGATGTGCCAGGCGATGAACCGCAGCTTCATCTCAGTGATCCTCGGTGGATTCGGTGGAGAAACCGCCGCCGCGGACGATCGTGAATATGGGGAACACACAGAGGTCACCGCGGCGGAGACCGCGGAGATGCTCAAGGATGCGAAGACCGTGATGATCACCCCGGGGTATGGCATGGCCGTGGCCCAGGCGCAGTACCCTGTGGCCACACTGGTGGACAAGCTCAAGGCGCAGGGCGTGGAGGTCACCTTCGGTATCCACCCCGTCGCCGGGCGCCTGCCTGGGCACATGAACGTCTTGCTGGCGGAGGCCAAAGTGCCTTACGACATCGTTTTGGAGCTCGACGAAGTCAACGATGACTTTGCAGACATCGACGTGGTGCTGGTCATCGGCGCCAATGACACGGTCAATCCGATTGCCGAGGAACCAGGGTCGCCGATCGCAGGCATGCCTGTGCTCAAGGTGTGGGAAGCGGAGAAGGTCGTGGTCTTCAAGCGATCCATGGGATCGGGTTATGCCGGCGTGCAGAACCCATTGTTCTTCAACGAGAACACGGACATGCTGCTGGGAGATGCAAAGAAGTCTGTCGAAGAGATCATCGCGAATCTGTAG
- a CDS encoding esterase/lipase family protein, whose product MATPAQASVPAISEPSAAHTASPQTTPVAHQSEHSMNGSITSAHRTAFYCNSEQPSAQAKKTVLLVHGVGTNGEGTYSWNYQNSLRDAGYDVCLINLPRSGRANLVESAGYVASGIRLAYERLNKPVAVIGHSAGPTATLWALRYDHEAATKVDDFISLAGALHGTTFVEPVCQVVGSCPAIGWQMSIGSNFMRAMHAQPLPDHISATSIYSRTDYGIQPADKVSVLDGASNIAVQDVCAGKVPGHLGILGDPAVYDIVMDALTHDGPADATRLKNVDCYQRVAPGVDLARSLKVVEGLPQYVQLLTEPRLDVEPKLPDYAAADLEANRSSYEKGEIGISEGIAGSSQNFGTALSDAARYYAG is encoded by the coding sequence GTGGCAACTCCAGCACAAGCATCCGTCCCCGCAATCTCCGAACCTTCCGCTGCCCACACAGCCTCCCCGCAGACAACCCCGGTTGCTCACCAATCCGAGCACTCAATGAATGGCAGCATCACTTCTGCTCACCGCACGGCTTTCTATTGCAATTCAGAGCAACCTTCGGCACAGGCTAAGAAGACGGTACTTCTCGTACACGGTGTGGGAACTAACGGCGAGGGAACATATTCCTGGAATTATCAGAACTCGTTGCGAGATGCCGGCTACGACGTCTGCCTCATTAATCTTCCACGCAGCGGGCGAGCAAACCTCGTCGAATCTGCAGGTTATGTAGCCTCCGGCATCAGACTCGCCTACGAGCGGCTCAACAAGCCAGTAGCCGTCATTGGGCACAGTGCTGGCCCTACGGCGACGCTGTGGGCCTTGCGCTACGATCACGAAGCCGCGACAAAGGTCGATGACTTCATTTCACTCGCGGGCGCTTTGCACGGCACCACATTCGTTGAACCCGTGTGTCAGGTCGTGGGCAGCTGCCCTGCCATCGGCTGGCAGATGAGCATCGGCAGCAACTTCATGAGGGCTATGCACGCCCAGCCTCTCCCCGACCACATCTCCGCCACGTCCATCTACTCGCGGACGGATTACGGCATTCAGCCGGCCGACAAGGTATCGGTCCTTGATGGAGCCTCTAATATCGCTGTCCAGGACGTGTGCGCGGGAAAGGTGCCCGGTCACTTGGGAATTCTGGGAGACCCCGCCGTGTACGACATCGTGATGGATGCACTCACCCATGATGGACCTGCGGATGCTACACGCTTGAAGAATGTCGATTGCTATCAGAGGGTTGCCCCTGGCGTCGACCTCGCTCGGTCGCTGAAGGTCGTCGAAGGCTTACCCCAGTACGTCCAACTGCTGACTGAGCCGCGCCTGGACGTCGAGCCTAAGCTGCCCGACTACGCCGCCGCAGACCTCGAGGCTAACCGCAGCTCCTACGAGAAGGGCGAGATCGGCATCTCAGAGGGAATCGCCGGCAGCTCCCAGAACTTCGGCACCGCACTCTCTGACGCGGCGCGGTACTACGCTGGGTAA
- a CDS encoding YdcF family protein — protein MPSSTKSLGDARAANFIVVHGAGLNGEELTPLLRSRVDKGIEIHQQLHAEGLAPMLVLSGG, from the coding sequence ATGCCATCCTCTACTAAAAGCCTGGGGGACGCCCGTGCTGCAAACTTCATCGTCGTCCACGGCGCCGGTCTCAACGGCGAAGAGCTCACTCCCCTTCTGCGCTCGCGCGTAGATAAGGGAATTGAGATCCATCAACAACTCCACGCTGAAGGGCTAGCGCCCATGTTGGTACTCTCCGGTGGGTAA
- a CDS encoding inorganic phosphate transporter, with the protein MTANKAANTAADPHNFLTSEQRTSDWIWHLGFGALTAITLIVFIFWGRGYVAEDASVLLLITVIVFAMFMAFNIGGNDVANSFGTSVGAGTLSLKQALIVAAIFEVSGAILAGGEVTDTVRSGIVDLGAMQGLDPMEFVYIMMASLLGAAVWLLVATRMGWPVSTTHSIVGGIVGAALTVGFITGEGSWSMVQWSEIGTIALSWVLSPVLGGLTAWLLFGWIKRSILVYNEQADEQLRAIKVRRAELRQDHKTRFERMNELQQISYTNAMARDAALVAEEDFDADQLESDYYRQLHEINKDMDNIQAHRALENWVPILAALGAVIISAMMLFKGLKNTGLDFSTLQNLLVMGMIGAAVWMAVFIFARTLKKHSLDRSTFLLFSWMQVFTASAFAFSHGSNDIANAIGPFIAVIDVMKHGVVAEEATVPAAVMVAMGVALISGLWFIGRFVIKTVGSGLTRMHPSSGFAAELSAAGVVMAASLLGIPVSSTHILIGAVLGVGIVNRAANWNLMKPIALAWVITLPAAAAIAAATVSILRVVF; encoded by the coding sequence ATGACAGCGAATAAGGCTGCTAATACCGCAGCCGATCCGCACAACTTCCTCACGAGCGAACAGCGCACATCCGACTGGATCTGGCACTTAGGCTTCGGGGCACTCACGGCGATCACACTGATCGTGTTTATCTTCTGGGGCCGCGGCTATGTTGCCGAGGATGCCAGTGTGCTGTTGCTCATCACCGTGATTGTGTTCGCCATGTTCATGGCGTTCAACATCGGTGGTAACGACGTGGCGAACTCTTTCGGCACCTCTGTGGGCGCTGGAACGCTGAGTCTTAAGCAGGCACTCATTGTTGCAGCGATCTTCGAGGTCTCCGGCGCTATTCTCGCCGGTGGTGAAGTCACGGATACAGTGCGCTCGGGAATTGTCGATCTGGGAGCCATGCAGGGCTTAGACCCGATGGAGTTTGTCTACATCATGATGGCCTCCCTGCTGGGCGCAGCAGTGTGGCTGCTTGTTGCTACTCGCATGGGGTGGCCGGTCTCCACAACACATTCCATCGTCGGAGGCATCGTCGGTGCAGCTCTTACCGTTGGTTTCATTACCGGAGAGGGCTCATGGAGCATGGTGCAGTGGTCGGAGATCGGCACCATCGCACTGTCTTGGGTCCTTTCCCCAGTGCTTGGCGGACTGACCGCGTGGTTGCTGTTTGGGTGGATCAAGCGATCCATCCTCGTCTACAACGAGCAGGCCGATGAGCAGCTGCGTGCCATTAAGGTTCGCCGCGCCGAATTGCGCCAAGACCACAAAACCCGCTTCGAGCGCATGAACGAGCTGCAGCAGATTAGCTATACCAATGCGATGGCTCGTGATGCGGCCCTGGTCGCCGAAGAGGACTTTGATGCCGATCAGCTTGAAAGCGATTACTACCGCCAGCTGCACGAGATCAACAAGGACATGGACAACATCCAGGCTCACCGGGCACTGGAGAACTGGGTGCCCATTCTTGCCGCACTGGGTGCGGTGATCATCTCCGCGATGATGCTGTTCAAGGGCCTCAAAAACACCGGCCTCGACTTCTCCACTCTGCAGAATCTCTTGGTCATGGGCATGATCGGCGCGGCGGTGTGGATGGCAGTATTCATCTTCGCCCGCACGCTGAAGAAGCACTCCCTCGACCGGTCAACGTTCTTGCTCTTTAGCTGGATGCAGGTGTTTACGGCATCGGCTTTCGCCTTTTCTCATGGCTCTAACGACATCGCCAATGCCATTGGCCCATTCATCGCGGTGATTGATGTCATGAAGCACGGTGTGGTCGCCGAAGAGGCTACAGTCCCCGCTGCCGTTATGGTCGCCATGGGTGTGGCCTTGATCTCAGGCCTGTGGTTCATTGGACGCTTCGTCATCAAGACCGTGGGATCCGGTTTGACCAGGATGCATCCCTCATCCGGGTTCGCCGCCGAGCTGTCCGCAGCGGGTGTGGTTATGGCGGCCTCTTTGTTGGGAATTCCCGTCTCCTCCACGCACATCCTCATCGGCGCTGTGCTGGGCGTCGGCATTGTTAACAGGGCCGCGAACTGGAACCTGATGAAGCCGATTGCGCTGGCCTGGGTCATCACCTTGCCAGCAGCCGCCGCGATCGCCGCCGCGACGGTCTCCATCCTCCGAGTGGTGTTTTGA
- a CDS encoding DUF418 domain-containing protein encodes MVTVFAFGAALWFFYPGNILVEYGAVGLIMIPFAVLCPPIVSLILGAALTVVSFGVFGGGLSSLPGLILLGQAAANWEWYKRLENPNRPMLVFTTIAVAAAIPAIWWQTNNPGDPRFTTAGGAAGGLMAAAYLGLFALAYWTPARAVLLGVFEPMGKMALSNYCGAAVIVWAAARVVDFESTNYMLPLMFFVIAILGVQSLISRLWLKSFRYGPLEWLWRVATWREIVPMKK; translated from the coding sequence ATGGTGACCGTGTTCGCCTTCGGTGCTGCCCTGTGGTTCTTCTACCCAGGAAATATTTTGGTTGAATACGGCGCGGTTGGCCTGATCATGATTCCTTTCGCCGTGCTGTGTCCACCGATCGTAAGTCTCATCCTCGGTGCGGCGCTCACAGTCGTCAGCTTTGGAGTGTTCGGCGGTGGGTTGTCCTCCTTGCCAGGGCTCATTCTGCTTGGCCAGGCCGCAGCGAACTGGGAGTGGTATAAGCGTCTCGAGAATCCGAACCGGCCGATGCTCGTATTCACCACTATCGCGGTGGCTGCTGCTATTCCAGCGATCTGGTGGCAGACTAACAACCCTGGTGATCCGCGCTTCACCACTGCCGGTGGCGCCGCTGGTGGGTTGATGGCCGCCGCCTACCTTGGTCTGTTTGCTCTGGCTTACTGGACTCCTGCCCGTGCTGTCCTCCTCGGGGTGTTCGAGCCGATGGGCAAGATGGCCCTGTCGAACTACTGTGGTGCTGCTGTGATCGTTTGGGCCGCTGCGCGTGTGGTGGATTTCGAGAGCACCAACTACATGCTTCCGCTGATGTTCTTCGTTATCGCCATCCTCGGAGTGCAGTCCCTCATCAGTCGCTTGTGGCTCAAGTCATTCCGCTACGGTCCGCTGGAGTGGCTGTGGCGCGTGGCAACGTGGCGAGAGATTGTTCCAATGAAGAAGTAG